DNA sequence from the Pseudomonadota bacterium genome:
ACTCCTACATTGAGCCTATTAATCTGGATAAAAATTCCCAACTGGCAAGAATCATGTACGAGGCAGACTACGCGCTCAAAAGTATAAGCGTAATGCCGGAACTGTTCCAAAACATTCCCGGTAGCCGCACCAAGATGGAATACGGGATTGAGAATAGATTGATGGACGGCGAAAAAAGACAATTTTTACATGTTTGGCTCGAACCCAAGATGGTTCAAATGACAGTCTCTCCGGAACGCACGGTGGTTGCCTTCGTCTCTTCGCAAATGCTGTTTAGCGCGGGGGACGACGCCGATTACTGGAATCTTCCCCCTGATAAAGAACTTAATCATGAATACGATGCCTGGTGCGCACAAGTCATGAACCATTATGACGCCTATGCCCGCATCATACCAGCCTTTCACAAAGTCAGGGAAGCGGCCAAGATTATAGCTCTGGCCAAATGGATAATTGCCGAGAAAATACCACTTGACCTGAGAACCGTAACCCAGGAAAAATGGGATATGCCCGACAAGGTGCCGATTTTCTGGGTTCTGATGCAGTCCTACTTTCAGCCCAAAGGTAAAGCAGACTACGTGGGACAGATTGATCGAATGGCGAATGGCGGCATATCCTTCGAAAGATCAAACTGGACCCGGATGACGCCGTCCACCATAAGCGAAACCAGGGTAGCCGACCAACTCACACTGAGCGCCGGTCTCGGGCAAAAAGCGGTGAAGGCCCTCAAGGACGGCGACATGGAACAAGCCCGGTATCTTGCCGAGCTGAGCGCCCAGGCGATGAGCGGTGGCCTGTCGAGGGCCAACTTGGCGAAGCTGAACATCGTCGTGCCGGAGGCCAAGCCGGTGCCGGTTTCACCGGCCAATGTCCAGTTACAGAAAGAGGTAATTAAAAAGACCCACCAACTGATCGTAACCTTGGGCCAGGACCCATCGTCTATAGGAACGGCAACCTCCACCCTGGCTCAACTGAATAGACTCTATGACCAGGTGCGGGATAACCCGGCAGCGGCCAGCGATTACCTGCTGCAACTGCAGACAGGCAAGCTTCCTCCTACTGTGACGGCACAGACGACGGCAGCTAAACCGCCAACTGATACGGTCTGCGGCGAAAGCTCCTTGGGAGCGACAACACTGTCAGCCGAACGTGAAGAGTATCTGACCAAAAAAATGAACGAGGCGCAAGACCGGCTGAGACACATTAACGAGGCGCTGAAGAAGCTTGTCGCTATCAACGTCGCACAGCAAGCAGAGATCAACAAGCTGACGGCGGAGATTACGGAGCAATACAAAAAGGCTCAGGACCGGGCCTGGGACGTGGTCTTTGACCTGTTGACCAGCGTATCGCTGGATGCCTTTGGGGCTGAGCAGGTAAAGCGGGTGAAGGGTATCGAGGATGCCATCACGGGCAAGATCGCCCTGAAGACAACGCCGCTGAATGCGGCTGCCCTGCAGAAGGTCGAGGAAGAGATTAAACTGCTGCAGTCGACGAAATTCCGCTTGGAGGAAGCCTATTCCTCCACCGATAATCTGATCGCTCTTTTTAAGGGGGTCAGCTACGCTAATAATATCGACGACTGGCAGCGAAAGAACCAGAGTGCCTGGGAGCGGGCTAAGACCAGTCTGGCGTTACTCGGCAATCTTGCGCTTGACCACCCGGCTCTGGAAAAATGGCTGGGCAAAAAGGCCTTCTTTGCAGGCGAGAAATTGTGGCAAGTGGCGGCGATGGGCAAAATGGCCTATTACGCCTGGGGGTTCTACATGGACATTCTTACCCAGATAGCAATCTGGGAGCCGATGACCGCAAATCTCCAGAACAACCTTAACTACAACACCCAAGCGATGGAGTCCCTCAGACAGAAGGCGGCAAAGACCTACCGGGAAATCGGCTGCATCGAAGAAAAGCTGCGGTAGTCAGTATTTACCGGCAAGATTACAGTTGCTGGCCGGAGTCATACTTCCCATCTTTCCATTGACCTTCATAGATCACTTTGCCGTTGGACTCTTTTAAAATACCGTAGCCATTTAAATTATCATTACGCAAATCCCCTTCATATATGGCACCCTTGGGGAATTTCAATATCCCCTTGCCGTTCATCATGCCTTTCTTCCAGTCGCCATTGTAGGTCTGACCATTAGGCCATTTCATTACGCCTTTCCCGTCGTGTTGGCCGGCTTTCCATTCGCCCTCGTAAATCTGACCATTAGCTTCTTTCATTATGCCCTTGCCTTCCACCTGGTCGGCTTTATAGTCGCCCTCGTAAATCTGACCATTTGACCATTTTGTTATGCCCTTGCCTTCGCGTTTACCAGCCTTATAATCGCCGTTGTAGGAAATGCCATGTGACCACTTCATGGTGACTTTACCTTCCAGCAGTCCGGCGACCATCTCTGCTTCGCCCCAGTACTTCCAGTCTTTGCCGTCTTTATCCCGGACGGTCAGTGTGAGAGTGCCTTTTCCCTCGGCTTTGCCGTCAACCACCGAACCGGACCAACTTGCCGCACTCAAGGTAAAGTAGGAGTCCCAGCCTATCTTGCAACCGGTGGCTGGGTCAGACACCCAACTTTCCGCCGCCCGGGCAGTAGCGCTGGCGGAGATAATCAACAAACAGACCAATAAAAATATTACCGTTAGTCTAATCGACTTCATGTGCACACCTCCATTTTTTAAAATAACTGATAAGTATTTGCTTTTCATCATGCCACGCTCCTATCAAGGCCAGGGTTACCCTTCCTCTGGTCCATTGACTGTTTCTTTTGTAAAATTGTAACGTTAACAAGAAGAAAAATCAAGGGTTGTACGAGTTGCAAACATTTTCGACATTGACCCATTTTCTATAAGGAAAGCATGCAAAACCGGGGGAGGCGCTGAAAGCCGGCTATTCTATTTTGCCAGATTCATTTCATTTTGCCGCGATGTGTTTAAAAAACCTCCTTTTTCCAACACCGGCAATCTCACAAACCGCCCCCGGTTGTGCATGCTTTCCTACTCCAAATATTGATCTTATCCTAATGGACATCAACATGGGAAAGGGCATGGATGGTACCTATACGGCAGGGATTATTCTGAAGGAGAGAGACGTCCCCATCCTTTTCCTTTCCAGCTATACACAGCACGACGTAGTGGGGTAACCCCAACATTCGTGCAACCAGGGGAAAATTGATTAAAAAAATTGTTATCGTCAGATCTTACATAGGTTTTCTGTTCCGTTGCTACTCAGACTCCGACAGGTAGCAGACATCACAAATGAATTGAACAAGGTTTCTTGTGGTAATTCTTAATATTTAATAAAAGTCAAATCATTGACGTGTAGGTGGAGTTATTACGTATAGTAATTTGAAATATTCACTTTTTATTACATTGAGGACCTGCCGGAGGATGTTGTTGACACAGTGTCAACAACATCATAAATATCTGTAAAGTCAATACGGACGCTGTTTAACACGATTTCACTTTTAAAACTCCCTGATGAGATTCGGAATTCAGGATTTAGTGCTTTTGTCAAAAAAACGTTTGACTAAAAAACAAATAACATATATAAAAACCTATACTATATTTATAAGGGGGCGCATCATGTTTAAAAAAATACTCTATCCAATAGATTTTTCTGAGTATACAGAGGAGATTACCAACTACGCGGTTAGTATTGCAAAAAAATATAGCTCTGAACTCCACTTGCTTCACATCATACCCAATTTAAATTATTTTACTCCCTATGAATCTTTCCTGACCCCGGAAAACCTTATTGCCATCGAACGAAATATCGAGAAGGAGATAGAAAAGGATTTTAATAAGGTAATCAAAAAGATAGATGTTCCAGTCAAAAAGATTATCAAGACAGGGGTCACTTTTGTTGAGATAATTGACTATATCAAAGAAGTGGGTATCGACCTTGTGGTTATGGGGACACACGGGAGAAGCGGCATTGAACATATCCTCATAGGTAGTGTTGCTGAAAAGGTGGTAAGAAAATCTCCCTGTCCGGTCCTTACAGTAAGGCCGAAGGACTTGGTATTCCATATGCCATAGTAGCCTCTGGCAATGAAGAATTAAGAATGAATAATTGTGAATGAAGGGCTTAATGCGATGTATGCTTTAATCAATTCTTCATTGCCAATTCTTCATTCTTAATTAATTTTTCATGCAGTTCCTTAACATTTCTGAGTGGAATAATTTTCATCCCATCAACCCCTTCGACTCCATTCGGACAGAATATTCTATTGATGCCGAGTCTTTCACATTCCTTTAACCGGAGTTCCATGTTCACAACCTTCCTTACTTCGCCGGTTAAGCCTATCTCCCCGAAGAGACAGGTATTTTTTCCAATATTTATATCTTTGTAACTGGAAAGGATAGAGGCAGCTACAGCAAGATCTATCGCAGTTTCGTTGACCTTCATCCCCCCCGTTACATTCACATATACATCCCTGTCAAAAAAAGGTTTTCCCAATACCTTTTCAAGGATTGCGATGATTATGAACAACCTGTTACTGTCGTATCCGAGGGATATCCTTTTAGGGATGGAAAAGTTCGTCTTCGGCGTTATTGCCTGTACCTCAAGGATTATCGGCCGTGAACCCGTTATATAGGGAAACAGAGTACTGCCGGAACCTATATTGCTGCGCTCTGAAACAAAAAACTGTGAAGGATTCTCGACGCTTATGAGCCCTTGCTTGCTCATCTGAAATATGCCTACTTCATCAACGGGTCCGAAGCGATTTTTAATGGCCCTTAACAGCCTGTACGGAAGCATTTTATCACCTTCAAAATAGAGAACAGTGTCAACCATATGTTCGAGGATCTTGGGGCCTGCAATAACCCCCTCTTTGGTCACATGTCCTATAAAAATATGTGCCATATCGGCCCTTTTCATCTCCATGATCAGCCTTGAAGAGACATCTTTTATCTGACCGATGCTGCCCGGAAGCATGGGGAGACTCGTATTGTAGGTAGATTGGATAGAGTCAATCACAACAAGATTGTAAGGAGTTTCCCTTATGGCATGAAGAATATCCTCCAGGCGGTTTGAAGTAAGCATGGAGAAGGGCTTTTGTAAATTTAACCGTTTTTTCCTTAATGAAAGCTGTTTTAAAGACTCCTCTCCCGAAATATACAGCACATTATGCCCAAGCTCGACCATCTTTGAGGCGATCTCAAAGCAAAGGGTTGTCTTACCGATACCCGGGTCTCCTCCGAGAAGTATCGAGGAACCAGACACCAGTCCTCCCCCGAGAACCCTGTCCATCTCTGTCATGCCCAATACAATTTTTTCCTCAATAAAATCTTCATCGTTGATAATCAACGGTTTTTCATGAACCTGGGTCTCTTCTTTTTCAACCTTATACTCTTTTATTGTGTCCCAGCCTGAGCACCTCGGACACTTTCCCATCCATTTATGTGTTTCATATCCGCATGCATCACAGGCGAAAACCGTTTTTTTCATTACTGTTCCATCCCGAGGTTCATCTTTAAAAACGCCAATTGATATTTCATGACTTTGACCAGCCATTCGCGCGTCCTGGGCAATTCGCCGGGAGATACCTCAAGGGTAATCATTCCGTCATAGCCCAACCTCATCATTGTACTCAAAAGCTTTGCAATCGGCAATTCCCCACTTCCCAAAAACAGATGGCTTCCGGAGTTACCATAATCGCTGATATGCACGTTCTTCAATCTGCCTGTCTTGAAAACTGTCAAAAATGCTGCAATCACATCGCCGCCAAAGGTAGCACAGTGTGTGGTGTCAAAGGTGAAATAGAGATTCTTCCTGACACCAAATTCTACCAGGTCTCTATAGTCGTTTAAAACATAAGGGGCAAGCATCAATCTTTTTCCTGAAAGGGGCATATTTTCGATGGTAAGCGCCATATTTTCACAACCGAGCTCTTTTTGAAAGTCTTTAATTTTTTTAAACCATTTGAAAAATTGCAACTCCATGTTAAACCATGAAGGCGGATGAAAATTGACCACTTCTATATGCAATTGCCTGGCAATCTCCAGTGTCTGCAGAAGGGCATTTATCTTATTTCCCCAGGACACCATCTTCATAAACGGTGCGTGGATAGAATAAACAGGGAGGACCTGGAGGCATTCTTTTACGGTATCTATGTAATCTTTTTTATTGAAATGTGTGTTTATTACCAGATCGCAGCCATCAAAGCCTGCTTCTCCGGCAAGATTGAAAATATCATTTATCGGCAGATAGTAAAGGCAACCCGTGGAAAAAAGGATTTTCATACAATGACGATATTTTCATCAATATCGGTAAGCACCCTGTAACAACCGTTCTCCATGAGGATAGTATTTTCGATACCGCAGGCGCCTTTTTTCGGGAACACCATCTTTGGTTCTATCGCAAAAACCATACCCTCTTCTATGGGGTACGTGTGGTTGGCGGAAATGAAGGGGAATTCGGCAAGCTCAATTCCGATACCGTGGGCAAGAAACCGCACTTTGTGAGGCTTGTAACCGAGAAATACATCTCCGTAACCCATGTTATCTGCAAGTTTTTTCGAATATTCGAAAAGTTCTTTACTGATCATGCCTTCAAGCGCCTTATCGAGCACCCTGTAATGGATCTCTTTGCATGCATCGTATGCCTTCACAAAAAGTTCAGGCATGGACTGAATGGCATACATCCTTGTCTGATCAACCTGATAACCGTGATAGCAGATACCGAAGTCAATAAGTATGGGTTCATTTTTTTTAATCTTCTTCATGCTTGCCCCCACCGGAAAGGCCGGTGAAAGCCCCAGACCTCCCATGGGTGAATCCGACTGGCTTACGATACTTCCCGTATGCCCGCTTATGACATGCCATGAATATGCCTCATAATTCAAAGACCTTACACGCAGTAAGCCTTCATGTCCCAACTTTTTCGCATATGCTTCCAGGAGACCGCCAAGCTCAATCTCAGTCATACCCTCTTTCAGTACCTCAGGCACCAGTTGATAGACCTTCTTCTGTATCGCAGCCGCCCCTTCCATTAATCCTATCTCGAAGGGCGATTTTATCTTCCTTATTTCCTTTGTAAGGGGTGAGACATTTATAATCTCCGTATCCCCTATGATGTCCATGAATTTGATGACATCATTGTACGGCATCACATCAAGCTGCAACCCCACCCGTTTCATCGGTTTTATATGTGGCTTGATATCCTTGGCTGAACGCATGGGGACAATCTGTCGTATAGGTGATTCCCTCCGTGCCCTGGAGATTTCCCGTTTTACAAATAAGATGGGCTCCCCCTCGAGGGGAATAAAGATAAGGGAATCCTGCATCGTCCCTGAAAGATAATAATAATCTATTTTATAGTGAAAAAAGGCCCCGTCAATAGAGGCCTTTTCCATTAATATCTTTAACTTCGCTATTCTGTTTTCTATTTCTTTTTTTGGAACGTAAAGCATAACCTGTCCCGCTTTATTTATCTTTCCAAACGGGTTTTCTTTTTTCCATAAAGGCAGCGATACCTTCATTGGCGTCCTCTGTCTTCATGCAGCCATCAAGATACAGTATTTCTGAGGCCTTAAGCGCTTCCATGAAGTCAACATTAAGGCTTGCCTTGATAGCGCGCTTCGTCCACATGGCGACGGGCCTGCTTTGCTTCAGGAAGTCGGCGAGGAATTTATCCACGCCTTCTTTGAAACCCTCTACCGGCAGGACAACATTAACGAGACCCATTGCCTCGGCTTCTTTTGCGTTGATAATCTTCCCGGTGAGGAGAAGTTCATATGTCTTTTTGAGCCCTATAATCTTGACAAACCAGGCCGCCGCAACCGGAGGAAAAACACCGACAGCGATCTCGGGCTGTCCTATCCTCGACTTCTCCGATGCAATCACTATATCGCAGAAAGCCATAAGCTCACATCCGCCTCCAAGAGACCTGCCGTTCACAACTGCAACGGTCGTTACATCCATTTCGGACATGAGCCGGAACATCCGGTGAAAGACTTCAATCATATCGTTCACTTTGTCCGGCGTGTGATCCGCTACATCCACACCGTCGCAGAACGCCTTTTCGCCGGCATGGTCAAAAATCAAAAGCTGTACCGAAGAATCCTTCTTTACCTCAACCAACACCTCATTAATCTCTCTCATCATTAAAATGGTAAGCCAGTTTGAAGGCGGTGCATTCAAGGTGATCCGTGCTACTTTGTCCTTTTTTTCATAAGCAATATAATTAAAACCCATGGTAATCCTCCCTTCATGAGCGTATAGCATTTAGCGTATATAGCATTTAGAAAAAAATCTTTAAACTCTACGCTATGCGCTCAACGCTCAACGCTGGTAAAATAAAAAAAAGGGGGGACAAGCCCCCCTAAAGTTTGTGCTATCCTTACTTCGCCTGCGGTTTGCCGAGCACTTCGCCGAAGTATGCTTCGTTGTTCAGCGCGCCCTTTGCGATGAGCTGACGGTTCTTAATAAAGTCGATCGTATCCACACCGGTGATCTTCTTGGTACTGAATGCGCCGAAACCAAGGAAGGCCTCGCCCATCATGTTTGTTGCCAGCCAGTATCTGTGGTCGTTCTTGATCTGATCCCAGAAGAATTTCTTTTTCTGTCTGATACCGTCAATGGACTTATTCAAGCATCCGGGGAAGAGGTTCGCGAAAATCCAGATAACCCTGTCAACCTCTGCATCGAGAGCCGAAAAATCGTATTTGTTGTTTTTCAGTTGCTCGTTTACCCATGCCCGTGCATCTTTGGCTTCCTGACCCGACTTGTTTTCGCCGTACACGATCGCGCCGTCTTTTACGTATGTATCGGTGATGACCTGCGGGTTCCTGACCCAGTTGCCCTTGTCATCTTTCAGGACAGGGATTGCCTTGGAGATGAGGTTTTTGGCCTTCATCTTGTATGCCGAGAACATTTCGCAGCTTACGCAGCTCCACATTGCATCCTCAGCGCTTAAGAACCAGGGGAGAAAGTCAGAGGAACCGCCCACAGGGGCTGAACCGTGACGGGGACCTGCCTGACCGAAGATTGCGAGGTCAGACGAAATGGCGATATCACATGCAAGACCGATTTCCTGGCCGCCGGCTACCCTCATACCGTTTACACGGCAGATAACCGGTTTCTTGCACATAAGGATGGAGTCTACCATGTTGTTAAAAAGTTCCATATATGAGCCGTATTCTTCCGGGCGCATACTATAATATTCTGAATACTCTTTCGTATTGCCGCCGGTACAGAAGGCGTTGGGGCCCGTGCCGGTAAAAACTACGGCAACTACTTCGCGGTCTGTGGAAGCATTCTCAAAACCGGCGATGACACCTTTTACCATCTCTGTGGTATAGGAATTATACTGGGCCGGGTTATTGAGTGTGATCCATGCATTGTAAAGACCCGGTATTACGTTGCCCTTCGGGTCTTTCAGGGGTCTTTTTTCATACACTGTACATGGAGCTTCCGTACCCCACCATTCTTTTCCATGTCTGCTGTGGTCCTTTAATCCGTTTTCTCTTGGCATCCATTCTAAACCCATACTTTCCTCCTCTTAATGTTTTGTTTTTAATTAAAAATCGGGTGTTAACACCACTCTTTTTGCAGGAGAACCTGCTTTGTGAATCTCTTCAAATGTTGCTGCGATTGTGCTCATCGGCCGCACTTCAACAAATGGGTCGATTTTGATCTTCTTTGAGAGGACCATATCGAGCACGATCGGGTAATACTCAGGCAGGCAACCCCATGTTCCGATTACCTCTGCATCAAAAGCCATCAGTTTTGAGAACATGTATTCGCTTTTTGCCATTCCGAAGCCGACGAGTATCAGCTTTCCAACAAAGGAGAGCAGGTCAAGTGCGAGTTCCTGGCCGGCCTTTGAACCTGTTACTTCAAAGATCTTCCAGCCTGTATTGGCAAGACCGTTAGCCTTGCAGTAGGCTCTCCATTCGCCCACGACCGTTTTATTGTCTTTATCTACCGTGCTGATTACTGCATCGCATCCATATTCGAGCGCCCTCTGGAGTTTTTCAGGGTTTCTGGCGATACCGATAACAGTTTTTGCGCCGAGTGCCTTTGCGGTCTGAGCCATATATACACCCACACCACCGGTTGCACCGAGTATGATTACATTGTCGCCAGGCTGCAGGTCTGCTCTTTTGCATGCCTGATACGGGGTTGTCGCTGCATCTGCAACAACTGCAAGCTGTTCAAGGGCATAGCCCTTTTTGTCCTGAACCAGACAAAGGTCGACTGAAGGGACAACGATATGACTGGCAAATCCACCAAATACACCAATCGAGTTGCCGGGCATTTTCTGGGCAAGGCACCTGTTGCCTCTTCCTGTTTTGCAGAGGATACATTTTCTGCATGGCATGACTGCGGGGATAATAACCTCTTTTCCTACCCAGGCAGGATCACCTGCGATAACCGTTCCGGCAATCTCGTGACCGAGTGCCAGAGGGGGCTTGCTGACGGTTGGAACACCATCAAAGAAATAGCCAAGGTCTGTATGACACACACCACAGCCGGCGATTTCCACTAATACTTCGCCCTCTTTCAGTTCCGGTACAGGAATTTCTGCCATGGCAAGTTTGCCGGGCGTTTTTTCCTTTGTCTCTCTGTTAAATACTGTCGGTTGAACCATCTGCCACTGTTTAATTGTTTTTGGTACTTCAGCCATTACAACACCTCCTTAATATATTTGAAACTGAATATCACCTTCCTACTTCTTACGTCATTCCATAACCACCGTCTACTGGCAGGACTTGTCCTGTAATATACCGTGAGTCATCTGAAGCAAAAAATACGAAGGCTGGTGAAACGTCTTCCGGTTCTGCATACCTTCCAAGAAGGATTCTTTTTGTATAAATTTCTCTTAATTTTTCATCATTTTGAAGTGTAGAAGTCATCTCTGTTGTAACAATGCCGAGAGAAATTACATTGGCAGTCACATTGTACTTTGCAAGCTCTCTGGCGGCTGATTTTGTCAGGGTAACAACCCCGCCTTTTGCCGCTGCGTAATTTATCTGGCCGATTGTGCCAACCATGCCGGCAACAGAAGTTACATTGACAATCCTTCCGTAATTCTGCTGCATAAAATATTTTGATGCCGCCTTAATACAAAGCCATGGACCTCTCATCTGTACATTGACCACCTCGTCCCAGGTAGCCACGCTCAATTTATGCAGCATGCCGGGTTTTGAAATACCCGCATTGTTGATGAGTATATGAATTGAACCAAAATTTTCAACACAGGTGTCGATGATTTTCTGTGCGTCCGCTTCCTGACCCACATCGCCCTTCACCGCAACCGCTTTTCTTCCCATAGCAGTGATCATCCCGACCACTTCATCGGCTGCTTTCTGGTTCCCTGCATAGTTCACGACAACATTGGCCCCCTCTTTTGCGAATTCCAGGCTTATAGCCCTGCCGACGCCCCTTCCGCCGCCTGTGACTACAGCATTTTTGCCCTCTAATTTCATAGTCACCTCTCCTTAATTTTTTAATTGTGAAAATTTTAGTAAACAAAATATTATATGTTAATAGGGATTTATGTCAAGACAAAAAGACATTTCCCATCAAAATTCTAAGAACGTTTTATACCGTCAATACAGTTGCGAGCATTTGTCCTGACTTATAAAAGCAATCCGGTTTCTTCCCTGCTCTTTTGCATTATACTATGGTGGCGTTCTTTCAAACAGGGTAACGCTCGATACCTGTAACATCAGTGTAATACAATAAATTTAAAATAAATTTCACTTGACAAATAAAAAGGCTACTATACAATTATTTTATAGTCACATTATAACTACTTTATAACCATATACTACTAATAACGAAGACAGGGAGGAGGAGGTGTGCTCAAAAAAACGGGAAGCAACTGGAGAGCCGAAAAATACTCTCAACGAAGGGCCCAAAAAAGATTTTAAGTAAAGTAAAGTTCGAAGTCTATGGAGAAGAAATGCTTGAGATCCAGGAGTCTATAACAAAAAGGAAAATAGCAAAGATATGAACTCAGACTATTGAGGCGCATCTCAAAAAACAGAATGTCGTCGGGTTTGTTGCCGAGGATGAAGACGAAGTAGTGGGTTTTATCATCGGGGAGACAAAGGGACCAGGATATTTATACTGCTGTGCGCTGGGACGCCGTTGATATGCTGTCCTTTTTTAAATCCATCGGATTTGATCGGTCCGAATTCATTAACCTTGCGAAGCGCTTGGAATGGTTGTAAAATTTTTTCACAAGATAGTGAAGAGACTTGACAAAAAAATTTCAAATCAAGGAGAATGGTTAAATGTCTGCATATCGCTTGACACAACCACGGGCGCAGTTCACAACGGGAGCGCATTATGCGGAAGACCTTGTAAGACGAAAGGGGATAATTATCGTTTACAAAAAGGGTGCAAAAAACATGAACAAACTGATACATAGAGGGGTCAAAAAATGAGGTATGCAGAGACAGGGTTTAATTTAGAAATTGATCTATCCCGTTCAACTTTTTTTTCTTGACAAACTGTGCCTGCGTGATATATTTAACATTGTTAAATAATTCACATACGTAGTATGTGGAACAAGTAATGGGATTTTAGAAGAGATTAATTATCGTTTA
Encoded proteins:
- the had gene encoding 6-hydroxycyclohex-1-ene-1-carbonyl-CoA dehydrogenase yields the protein MAEVPKTIKQWQMVQPTVFNRETKEKTPGKLAMAEIPVPELKEGEVLVEIAGCGVCHTDLGYFFDGVPTVSKPPLALGHEIAGTVIAGDPAWVGKEVIIPAVMPCRKCILCKTGRGNRCLAQKMPGNSIGVFGGFASHIVVPSVDLCLVQDKKGYALEQLAVVADAATTPYQACKRADLQPGDNVIILGATGGVGVYMAQTAKALGAKTVIGIARNPEKLQRALEYGCDAVISTVDKDNKTVVGEWRAYCKANGLANTGWKIFEVTGSKAGQELALDLLSFVGKLILVGFGMAKSEYMFSKLMAFDAEVIGTWGCLPEYYPIVLDMVLSKKIKIDPFVEVRPMSTIAATFEEIHKAGSPAKRVVLTPDF
- a CDS encoding 3-oxoacyl-ACP reductase FabG, which gives rise to MKLEGKNAVVTGGGRGVGRAISLEFAKEGANVVVNYAGNQKAADEVVGMITAMGRKAVAVKGDVGQEADAQKIIDTCVENFGSIHILINNAGISKPGMLHKLSVATWDEVVNVQMRGPWLCIKAASKYFMQQNYGRIVNVTSVAGMVGTIGQINYAAAKGGVVTLTKSAARELAKYNVTANVISLGIVTTEMTSTLQNDEKLREIYTKRILLGRYAEPEDVSPAFVFFASDDSRYITGQVLPVDGGYGMT